A segment of the Peptoclostridium acidaminophilum DSM 3953 genome:
GAAAGGCTATGGCTCAACCATAGTGAGCCTTTGGAACTGCCGGACTTGAGTACAGGAGAGGAAAGTGGAATTCCTAGTGTAGCGGTGAAATGCGTAGATATTAGGAGGAACACCAGTGGCGAAGGCGACTTTCTGGACTGTTACTGACGCTGAGGCACGAAAGCGTGGGGAGCGAACAGGATTAGATACCCTGGTAGTCCACGCCGTAAACGATGAGTGCTAGGTGTCGGGGGTCAAACCTCGGTGCCGCAGCTAACGCATTAAGCACTCCGCCTGGGGAGTACGCTCGCAAGAGTAAAACTCAAAGGAATTGACGGGGACCCGCACAAGCAGCGGAGCATGTGGTTTAATTCGAAGCAACGCGAAGAACCTTACCTGGACTTGACATCCCTTTGACCGCTTCGTAACGGAAGCTTTCTCTTCGGAGACAAAGGTGACAGGTGGTGCATGGTTGTCGTCAGCTCGTGTCGTGAGATGTTGGGTTAAGTCCCGCAACGAGCGCAACCCCTATCTTTAGTTGCCAGCACTTAGGGTGGGCACTCTAGAGAGACTGCCGAGGACAACTCGGAGGAAGGTGGGGATGACGTCAAATCATCATGCCCCTTATGTTCAGGGCTACACACGTGCTACAATGGGCGGTACAACGGGTTGCGAGCTCGCGAGAGCAAGCCAATCCCTTAAAGCCGTTCTCAGTTCGGATTGCAGGCTGAAACTCGCCTGCATGAAGTCGGAGTTGCTAGTAATCGCGGATCAGAATGCCGCGGTGAATGCGTTCCCGGGTCTTGTACACACCGCCCGTCACACCATGGGAGTCGGGGGCGCCCGAAGTCAGCTGTCCAACCGCAAGGGGGAGGCTGCCGAAGGTGAAACTGATGACTGGGGTGAAGTCGTAACAAGGTAGCCGTATCGGAAGGTGCGGCTGGATCACCTCCTTTCTAAGGAGAAATAGCCTGCTGTTTAGTCTTGAGGGCTCAAGCCTTCAAAATTGAACAGCTTTTTTTATGCGTGGGGGTATAGCTCAGTTGGGAGAGCACCTGCCTTGCAAGCAGGGGGTCATGAGTTCGAATCTCATTATCTCCACCATTTGTACCTTGAAAACTGCATAGCTTTAGATAAAATGGTCAAGTTATTAAGGGCATAAGGCGGATGCCTTGGCACTAGGAGCCGATGAAGGACGCGGTAAGCTGCGATAAGCTTCGGGGAGACGCAAGCAGTCATTGATCCGAAGATTTCCGAATGGGGAAACCCACATGGAGTAATGTCCATGTATCATTAGATGAATACATAGTCTAATGAGGGGAACCCGGGGAACTGAAACATCTAAGTACCCGGAGGAAGAGAAAGAAAAATCGATTCCCGGAGTAGCGGCGAGCGAAAAGGGAAGAGCCCAAACCGACGAGGTTTACCTTGTCGGGGTTGCGGATGCATTCACAATGAAGTAATCACTGTAGTTGAAGAGGTCTGGAAAGGCCCACCATAGAAGGTAACAGTCCTGTAAACGAAACGGCGATCTTTAGAGTGTATTCCAGAGTACCACGGGACACGTGAAACCCTGTGGGAAGCTGGGGGGACCACCCCCCAAGGCTAAATACTACCTAGTGACCGATAGCGCATAGTACCGTGAGGGAAAGGTGAAAAGAACCCCGGGAGGGGAGTGAAATAGAACCTGAAACCTTATGCCTACAAACTGTGGAAGCACATTATTAGTGTGACCGCGTACTTTTTGTAGAACGGGCCAACGAGTTACGGTATGTAGCAAGGTTAAGGGCTTTGAGGCCTGGAGCCGCAGCGAAAGCGAGTCTTAAATGGGCGTTTAGTTACATGCTGTAGACCCGAAACCGGGCGACCTATCCATGGACAGGATGAAACGAAAGTAAAATTTCGCGGAGGTCCGAACCCACGCACGTTGAAAAGTGCGGGGATGAGCTGTGGATAGCGGTGAAATTCCAATCGAGCCCGGAGATAGCTGGTTCTCCCCGAAATAGCTTTAGGGCTAGCCTCGGACGTAGAGACATGGAGGTAGAGCACTGAATGCCCTAGGGGCCCTATGGGTTACCGAAGGCTATCAAACTCCGAATGCCATGAACTTTTATCCGGGAGTCAGTCTGTGGGTGATAAGGTCCATAGACAAGAGGGCAACAGCCCAGACCATCAGCTAAGGTCCCAAAGTGTGGATTAAGTGGAAAAGGATGTGGGATTGCACAGACAACCAGGATGTTGGCTTAGAAGCAGCCACTCATTCAAAGAGTGCGTAATAGCTCACTGGTCGAGTGATCCTGCGCCGAAATATTCTCGGGGCTAAAATCCACCACCGAAGCTATGGATCCGAAAGGATGGTAGGGGAGCGTTGTATAAGGGGCGAAGCTGTACCGAAAGGAGCAGTGGACTTTATACAAGTGAGAATGTTGGCATGAGTAGCGAGAGGTGGGTGAGAATCCCACCGGCCGAAAACCCAAGGTTTCCAGAGGAAGGTTCGTCCTCTCTGGGTTAGTCGGGGCCTAAGCCGAGGCCGAAAGGCGTAGGCGATGGACAACGGGTTGATATTCCCGTACCACCAACCACCATTTGAGTGATGGGGTGACACAGTAGGATAGGCCATCCTTCAGCTGGTTTTGAAGGTCCAAGCGTCAAGGGAGTCATGGTAGGCAAATCCGCCGTGGCAATTCTGAGGCGTGATGGGGAGCGAAATTTAGTAGCGAAGTGGTTGATTTCACACTGTCAGGAAAAGCCTCTAGCGAGGTGGAAGGTGCCCGTACCGCAAACCGACACAGGTGGGTGAGGAGAGAATCCTAAGGCTAGCGAGAGAACTATTGTTAAGGAACTCGGCAAAATTACCCCGTAACTTAGGGAGAAGGGGTGCCCCGTTAGTGTGCAAGCATGAGGGGGCCGCAGAGAATAGGCCCAAGCGACTGTTTACCAAAAACACAGGTCTCTGCTAAGTCGCAAGACGAAGTATAGGGGCTGACGCCTGCCCGGTGCTGGAAGGTTAAGGGGATGTGTTAGAGCAATCGAAGCACTGAACTTAAGCCCCAGTAAACGGCGGCCGTAACTATAACGGTCCTAAGGTAGCGAAATTCCTTGTCGGGTAAGTTCCGACCCGCACGAAAGGCGTAACGATTTGGGCGCTGTCTCAACAATAGACTCGGTGAAATTGTAATGTGAGTGAAGATGCTCACTACCTGCGACAGGACGGAAAGACCCCGTGGAGCTTTACTGCAGTTTGGCATTGGATTTCGATGCTGCATGTACAGGATAGGTGGGAGGCTTGGAAGATGGAACGCAAGTTTCGTTGGAGCCGACGTTGGGATACCACCCTTGCAGTATTGAGGTTCTAACCATGTACCGTGAATCCGGTACTGGGACACTGTCAGACGGGCAGTTTGACTGGGGCGGTCGCCTCCCAAAGTGTAACGGAGGCGCCCAAAGGTTCCCTCAGCACGGTCGGAAATCGTGCGAAGAGTGTAAAGGCAGAAGGGAGCTTGATTGCGAGACATACAGGTCGAGCAAGGACGAAAGTCGGGCTTAGTGATCCGGTGGTTCCGAGTGGAAGGGCCATCGCTCAACGGATAAAAGCTACCCCGGGGATAACAGGCTTATCTCCCCCAAGAGTCCACATCGACGGGGAGGTTTGGCACCTCGATGTCGGCTCGTCTCATCCTGGGGCTGGAGTAGGTCCCAAGGGTTGGGCTGTTCGCCCATTAAAGAGGCACGCGAGCTGGGTTCAGAACGTCGTGAGACAGTTCGGTCCCTATCCGTCGCAGGCGCAGGAAATTTGAAGGGAGCTGTCCCTAGTACGAGAGGACCGGGATGGACGTACCGCTGGTGTACCAGTTGTCGTGCCAACGGCACAGCTGGGTAGCTATGTATGGAATGGATAAGCGCTGAAGGCATCTAAGCGCGAAGCCAACCTTAAGATAAGATTTCCCACTTTTATAGGTAAGATCCCAGGAAGACTACCTGGTTGATAGGCCCAGGGTGTAAGTGCAGCAATGCATTCAGCTGATGGGTACTAATAGATCGAGGACTTGACCAAGTCTAAAGCATGCAGTTTTGAGGGTGCAAACCTTCAAAGAAAAGACAATGCAGTCACAATAGCAAGGAGGATACACCTGTTCCCATTCCGAACACAGAAGTTAAGCTCCTTAGCGCCGATGGTACTTGGATCGAAGGGTCCCGGGAGAGTAGGACGTGGCTGCGTAGTCTTTTTTTTATTTTTTGAAGAATTTAGAGGCATCAAATAAAACAATGAAAAGCCGGTCTTATGTCTCGTTTTGGATCGAATCCAAAGGAATAATTGGCCTTTAAATTTCGTTTTGTGATTTCCAATTGGCTTATGCACTCTGAAATCTGGAATTTTGAGAACTCGCTGCGCTCAGACACTCAAAATTCCAACGATTTCATTCATGCATTTCTCCAGGAAATCAATCCAAACTCATTAAATCAGGCCTGCTTTATTCCGTTTGGATTCTTGCCACGGATCAATCTAAAGCAACATATATTCAGCCGACTAAGCGTAGTCTGGCTTTTTTTATATAAAAAAAATTTACGCAGCTGGGGTGGAGAGGGAAAACCATCGCATATTGCAGAGTCAAAAGCCAACCCCTGTTCATACAAAAAAACAAATGCAGCTTCAGTAATGTATGGTATACTTGTTTTAAAGTATTTGAATGTGAGAGGATCAGGCACAGAAAATGTATTCATTGAGTGAGCTTGAACAGCTGTGTAGGAAGTGTAAAAAATGCAGACTGTGGACAACCAGAAAGAATGTAGTTTTTGGAGAAGGCGCTAAGAACGCTGATATAATGTTCATAGGAGAAGGACCTGGCGAGCAGGAGGATATGCTTGGAAGGCCTTTTGTTGGCAAGGCAGGGAAGTTGCTTGACAAGGGAATTGAAGCGCTTGGGCTTTCGCGGGAGAGCATATATATAGCTAACATAGTAAAATGCAGGCCACCAGGGAATAGAGTTCCAGAGAAAGACGAGGCAGATAGCTGTATTGAGTATCTAAGATGGCAGGTCAAGCTAATAGATCCCAAGGTTATAGTACTGCTGGGTTCGACAGCCGGAAGAAATATTCTGGGACAAGACTTTAGGATAACAAGGCAAAGAGGAACTTTATTCGAGCTTGGCAAATTCAAGATAGTTCCGACATATCACCCGGCAGCGGTGCTCAGGGACGACATGAAGAAAGCTGATTTTTGGAGTGATTTGAAGCTTGCTATTAAAATATACGAGCAAATAAAAAACTGCTAAAAATATAGCAGTTTTATTTTATACATTGATTTATTCAGGTTGAGGAGCATCCACAGGACAAACATTGGCACATGCGCCGCAGTCTATGCATTTAGATGCGTCTATGACATATTTGCCGTCTCCTGGGCTTATTGCGTCAACTGGACATTCTGGTTCACAAGCTCCACAGTATATGCACGCATCGGTAATAATGTAAGCCATAATAAAATCCCCCTTTAATTAGTAAATTCAAACAATTAGATTATAATATGCCTTATTATTATATCCATAATTGATGGAGATAAAACAAAAAAAGAAACAAGGCTAAATTATTAAAGCAAATCACAGTTAGAATGAAATGGAGAGTTTAATGGAAAAGCTTCTTGAAAGATGCATGGAATTATCAGATGGAGAAGAGTTTGTGTTTTCTGATGGGAGAATGGATTCGAGCATAATGCTAATAGGCGAGGCTCCTGGTGAAAACGAGGTAAAACTCAAAAGACCTTTCGTGGGAAAAGCTGGCAAGAATCTGGACGAGTTCATAAGTATGCTTGGAATTGAGAGAGATGACATGTATATAACGAATGCCGTGAAAATAAGGCCTCACAAACTTAGCCTAAAAACCGGCAAAAGGATAAACAGGAGCCCAAGCAAGGCAGAGGTTGATAAATTCAGAGAATTGGTATTAGAGGAGATTAAGCTTATTACTCCTAAGATAATAGTAACGCTTGGGAATACACCGCTTAAGCAGCTTCTGCAAAGAGATGTCAGGATAGGAGATGTGCATGGCATGCTTATGTATGTAGAGGTGGGGGATAAGACATATATGCTGTTTCCGCTATACCATCCGGCGTCGATAATATATAACAGGGATTTAAGACAAGTGTATATAGATGATTTAAGCAGGCTTAGGGAAGTAATACATGGCCTTGGGATATAGCTGTGTTTCAAGTGAGACACATTTTTGTATTTTATTTGCCGAATATGAAAAAGTTATATATAATTTAATTGACTGGAGGTGTTTGGATTGGATACCCATATGAGGAGAGAGCGGCTTGAAATGCTGCTCAAGGAGTCGAATGAGCCCATAACCGGTTCCAGACTTGCCAGTATATTTGATGTCAGCAGGCAAATAATAGTTGGAGACATAGCTATACTTAGGGCAAGGGGTCTTAATATAATAGCTACGCCTCAAGGGTATTTTATACCCGAAAAAAATGAGGAAGATATATTCAGAGATATTATTGTTTCAAGACATTTTACTTTTGATGAGCTTGAGGATGAGCTTTTAACTATAGTTGACAACGGCGGTAAGATTTTGGATGTGATAGTAGACCACTCCGTATATGGAGAGCTTCGGGCTGTAATTAACATATCCTCAAGGAAAGATGCCGAGGAATTTATTGAGAGGCTTAAAGGAAATAAGGCCTTGCCGATGTCATCGCTTACAAACGGCATCCATCTCCACACAATAGAAACGAAGGACGAGAATACTTTTAATGGGATAGTGGAAAAACTAAAAACAAAAGGATACTTATTAGTTTGATTTTTTTTAAACGAAGGTGTCATGACAGATGATATTACAGGAGGGAAAAAAATGAATGACATGCAAATGATTAAGGAGATAGAAAAAATAAAAAAGGAAAAGAACATTAAAATATTTGCTCACAATTACCAAAATTTAGAGGTGCAGAGGGTTGCTGACTATCTCGGGGATTCCTTCTATTTAAGTAAGCTTGCAGGCGAGGTTGACTGTGACGAGATAATTTTTTGCGGAGTCAGATTCATGGCAGAGACAGCCAAGATTATGTGTAGTGACAAGAAGGTTGTCCTTCCGGTAGAGGATGCAGAATGTCCTATGGCACACATGGTTAAGCCTCAAGAGGTTCTGGCATTCAAGAAGGAGCATCCTGAATTTAAAGTGGTGTCTTATGTGAATACGACTACAGAGCTCAAGGCTGTAAGCGATGTATGTGTAACATCATCTATAGCTGAAATAGTTATAAACAACATGGATGCACAAAATATACTTTTTATACCGGATATGAACCTCGCAGATTATGTATCTAAGAGAGTTAAAGGCAAAAACATAATTTCATGGAACGGATACTGCCCGGTGCATGACAAGGTAAGAAAAGATGAAATATTCGCTATGAGAAAAGAGTATAGCGGCTACGAGGTGCTCGTACATCCGGAATGTAGGAGAGAGGTGCTGCAGGAGGCTGATTTTGTTGGCTCAACATCTGCAATAATAAATTACGCCAAGAATTCAGCTGCACCTGGATTTATAATAGGAACAGAAACTGGAGTGCTCCATACGCTAAAGGCAGAAAATCCGAAAAAGGAATATGAGCTGCTTTCACCTTCGCTCATATGCTACAATATGAAAAAAACTACTCTTAGGGACGTTTACAATGCTGTTACGGGAAAAGGCGGGCTTGTAATTGAACTTGATAAGGAGCTTGCAGAAAATGCGAAAAGAAGTCTGGACGAGATGGTAAGGCTCGCTTGTAATTAGTAATATCAGCAGTTGAATATATAGTAACCGAGGTGACATTTTGTGTATTACGATATTATAGTGGTTGGAAGTGGGATTGCAGGGTTATACTCTTGCATAAATGCGCCAAAGGATACGAGTGTTCTGCTCATATCAAAATCGGACTTTTTAAACAGCAACACATATCTGGCCCAGGGAGGCATTGCCTGCGTGCTTTCGGAGAAGGACAGTTTTAAAAGCCATATAGACGATACAGTAAGGGCAGGCAGATATGAAAACGACATAGAGGCAGTCAAGCTTATGGTTACTGAAGGGCCGCTGGATGTAAAAAGACTCAGCACCATGGGGGTTGAGTTTGACAAGGAAGACGGCGGTGAACTCAAAATGACTCTCGAGGGAGGGCACTCTGCAAGAAGGATAGTCCACCACAGCGACTCCACAGGCAGAGAGATAGCTGAAAAACTCCTGGAGAGTGCCAGAAAGGAAATCAATATTTCGCTTGCCGAGAACACATTTGTCTATGATATAAAAAAGATAGACGACATGTTCGCGGTCTTTGTGCTGGGCAAGAATGGCAAGCGAGATGCATACTTTGCGTCTAATGTGGTGCTAGCCACTGGAGGCATAGGCAAGATATATAAATACACGACAAATTCATCCATAGCAACGGGTGATGGAATAGTGCTGGCAAAAAGGCTAGGGGCAAATATCAAAAACTTAAGTTATATACAGTTCCATCCTACGGCGCTTGCTATAGGAGAAGGCGAGAGGGTGCTGGTTTCCGAGGCAGTAAGGGGCGAAGGAGCATATTTGCTCAATGAAAAAGGCGAGAGGTTCATGCACAAGTACCATGATATGGGGGAGCTTGCTCCTAGAGACGTGGTGTGCAGGGGCATACTCGAGGAAGTGAAAATCCAGGGAAGCGAGAACATATACCTTGACATAACCTACAAGGACTCTGATTTTGTCAGGAACAGATTCCCTTATATATATGAAAAATGCATGGAGGCCGGAATAGACATAACAAAAGACCGGATACCGGTTTTCCCTTGTCAGCACTATCTAATGGGTGGTATACATGTAGACTTCAATTCCAATACGGGAATTAAGGGTCTTTACGCTGCAGGAGAGTGCTCGAATACTGGAGTCCACGGCAAAAACAGGCTTGCGAGCAATTCGCTTCTTGAGGCAATGGTATTTTCAAGAAGGGCTGCGATAAACATAGACATACAAAACCACAGCTACAAGATGATAGATGCCGATATAAGGCGCGAGGGGACCTCTCTGATTGAACCGTCAATAAAAGAAGAGATAAGGGATATAATGCAGAAGGCGTATTTTGTTGTGCCCGATATGGGAATGATAGCCAAAGGGCTTTCAAGACTCGGAGAAATGATAAAGGGTATTGAAGCGTCAAGCTACATCAAGGACAAGGAATATTACGAAACTTTCAACATGGCATGCGTTTCAAAAATGGTTCTGGAGGATATACAAAAAAATGGACAAGCTTAATATGATAATGGTGGAGAGACTCATAAAGGCGGCAATTGAAGAGGATATAAACTACTTTGACATAACCACGGACAATCTTATAGGCGAGCAGCAAGTGTCTGAAGCCATAATGCTCGCGAAAGAAGATGGCGTGATTTGCGGCATGGGAATAGCCGCCAGAGTATTTGGTATTCTCGATGAAAACGTGGTGTTTGAAAAGCTAAAGCAGGATGGTGATAAGGTCTGCAGGGGCGATATAATAGCCAGGATAAGCGGAAGCACAAGAGCCATACTAAAAGGCGAGAGAACGGCGTTAAATATCGTGCAGAGACTTTCAGGCATAGCTACTAAGACTTATGGCTTTGCAGAAAAGGTTAAAGGCTATGACGTTAAAATAGTAGATACCAGAAAAACAACACCTACGCTCAGATTCTTGGAAAAGTATGCAGTAAGATGCGGCGGAGGCTACAACCACAGATACAACCTGTCTCATTCAGTGATGCTAAAGGATAACCACATAGACGCTTGCGGCGGGATAAAGCAGGCCGTAGAAATGATAAAAAGAAAAATAGGCCATACTGAAAAGATAGAAGTCGAAGTCAGAAATCTAGAGGAGATGAGGGAGGCGCTTGAAGCCTGCGCTGACATAATAATGCTCGACAACATGGGAACAGATGATATGAAGGCAGCAGTAGATTTGAACAAGGCCGCGGCAAGAAGAGCTGTAATAGAGGCATCCGGGAATGTCGAC
Coding sequences within it:
- a CDS encoding uracil-DNA glycosylase, whose protein sequence is MYSLSELEQLCRKCKKCRLWTTRKNVVFGEGAKNADIMFIGEGPGEQEDMLGRPFVGKAGKLLDKGIEALGLSRESIYIANIVKCRPPGNRVPEKDEADSCIEYLRWQVKLIDPKVIVLLGSTAGRNILGQDFRITRQRGTLFELGKFKIVPTYHPAAVLRDDMKKADFWSDLKLAIKIYEQIKNC
- a CDS encoding DUF362 domain-containing protein yields the protein MAYIITDACIYCGACEPECPVDAISPGDGKYVIDASKCIDCGACANVCPVDAPQPE
- a CDS encoding uracil-DNA glycosylase, which translates into the protein MESLMEKLLERCMELSDGEEFVFSDGRMDSSIMLIGEAPGENEVKLKRPFVGKAGKNLDEFISMLGIERDDMYITNAVKIRPHKLSLKTGKRINRSPSKAEVDKFRELVLEEIKLITPKIIVTLGNTPLKQLLQRDVRIGDVHGMLMYVEVGDKTYMLFPLYHPASIIYNRDLRQVYIDDLSRLREVIHGLGI
- a CDS encoding transcription repressor NadR is translated as MDTHMRRERLEMLLKESNEPITGSRLASIFDVSRQIIVGDIAILRARGLNIIATPQGYFIPEKNEEDIFRDIIVSRHFTFDELEDELLTIVDNGGKILDVIVDHSVYGELRAVINISSRKDAEEFIERLKGNKALPMSSLTNGIHLHTIETKDENTFNGIVEKLKTKGYLLV
- the nadA gene encoding quinolinate synthase NadA translates to MNDMQMIKEIEKIKKEKNIKIFAHNYQNLEVQRVADYLGDSFYLSKLAGEVDCDEIIFCGVRFMAETAKIMCSDKKVVLPVEDAECPMAHMVKPQEVLAFKKEHPEFKVVSYVNTTTELKAVSDVCVTSSIAEIVINNMDAQNILFIPDMNLADYVSKRVKGKNIISWNGYCPVHDKVRKDEIFAMRKEYSGYEVLVHPECRREVLQEADFVGSTSAIINYAKNSAAPGFIIGTETGVLHTLKAENPKKEYELLSPSLICYNMKKTTLRDVYNAVTGKGGLVIELDKELAENAKRSLDEMVRLACN
- a CDS encoding L-aspartate oxidase, whose product is MYYDIIVVGSGIAGLYSCINAPKDTSVLLISKSDFLNSNTYLAQGGIACVLSEKDSFKSHIDDTVRAGRYENDIEAVKLMVTEGPLDVKRLSTMGVEFDKEDGGELKMTLEGGHSARRIVHHSDSTGREIAEKLLESARKEINISLAENTFVYDIKKIDDMFAVFVLGKNGKRDAYFASNVVLATGGIGKIYKYTTNSSIATGDGIVLAKRLGANIKNLSYIQFHPTALAIGEGERVLVSEAVRGEGAYLLNEKGERFMHKYHDMGELAPRDVVCRGILEEVKIQGSENIYLDITYKDSDFVRNRFPYIYEKCMEAGIDITKDRIPVFPCQHYLMGGIHVDFNSNTGIKGLYAAGECSNTGVHGKNRLASNSLLEAMVFSRRAAINIDIQNHSYKMIDADIRREGTSLIEPSIKEEIRDIMQKAYFVVPDMGMIAKGLSRLGEMIKGIEASSYIKDKEYYETFNMACVSKMVLEDIQKNGQA
- the nadC gene encoding carboxylating nicotinate-nucleotide diphosphorylase — encoded protein: MDKLNMIMVERLIKAAIEEDINYFDITTDNLIGEQQVSEAIMLAKEDGVICGMGIAARVFGILDENVVFEKLKQDGDKVCRGDIIARISGSTRAILKGERTALNIVQRLSGIATKTYGFAEKVKGYDVKIVDTRKTTPTLRFLEKYAVRCGGGYNHRYNLSHSVMLKDNHIDACGGIKQAVEMIKRKIGHTEKIEVEVRNLEEMREALEACADIIMLDNMGTDDMKAAVDLNKAAARRAVIEASGNVDESNVAAYAATGVDVISVGGLTHSFKSLDISLKL